One region of Dehalococcoidia bacterium genomic DNA includes:
- a CDS encoding NAD(+)/NADH kinase: MKRIGILYHPKVEKSERFARDIAEFLKSKGMQCWIHSSWDEGEAGKALAGSDLVISVGGDGTILRAARIIYPQEIPILGVNFGNLGFMTELEAGEARDKLIEIIGGAGWIEQRTVLKAVVKSSGNTYHALNDVVIGRGRFLRLINVEVAIDGEVFTTYRADAVIISTATGSTSYSLAANGPILYPDSRDMLIKAVCPHLSMDKAIVLAPSTKISLKAFTNHEAMISVDGQVEEQLKSGDEVEVCLAEQTSRFLRLRPRGSFYRTLVSKLKGKSL; this comes from the coding sequence GTGAAAAGAATAGGCATTTTATATCATCCCAAGGTTGAGAAATCCGAACGTTTCGCCCGCGATATAGCAGAATTCCTCAAATCTAAAGGCATGCAATGCTGGATACACTCATCCTGGGACGAGGGTGAAGCCGGGAAAGCGCTGGCAGGATCCGACCTTGTTATCAGCGTCGGGGGCGACGGCACCATACTGCGCGCTGCACGAATAATCTATCCGCAGGAAATACCCATACTGGGCGTAAATTTCGGCAATCTGGGATTTATGACCGAGCTGGAGGCAGGCGAAGCACGGGATAAGCTGATTGAGATCATCGGCGGTGCGGGCTGGATCGAGCAGAGAACAGTTCTGAAAGCTGTAGTCAAATCCTCAGGGAATACCTATCATGCCCTCAACGATGTGGTGATTGGGCGGGGCAGGTTCCTGCGCCTGATAAACGTCGAAGTGGCTATTGATGGAGAGGTGTTCACTACCTATCGTGCCGATGCCGTTATTATCTCCACCGCCACCGGCAGCACGAGCTACTCTCTGGCTGCCAACGGGCCCATCCTATACCCGGACTCGAGAGATATGCTTATTAAAGCTGTTTGCCCGCATCTAAGCATGGATAAGGCTATAGTGCTGGCGCCCTCAACTAAAATATCGCTGAAGGCCTTTACCAATCATGAAGCGATGATAAGCGTGGACGGCCAGGTAGAGGAGCAATTGAAAAGCGGTGATGAAGTCGAAGTATGCCTGGCCGAGCAGACCTCGCGGTTTCTACGCCTGAGGCCGAGAGGTAGCTTTTACAGGACACTCGTATCTAAATTGAAAGGAAAATCATTATGA
- a CDS encoding NADH-quinone oxidoreductase subunit J produces the protein MLEIVFALLTIIAVASAVAVIMVRDVFRAALCLILLFMTVAGVYLLLHADFLAIVQILVYVGAISILIIVAVMLTRDARQGPPLGNLKYPAAIVTILLLGVVAFGIINTAFVMPDIAPLQETIKPLGKALFGDSGYLLTMEIAVVMLLSAILGAIAVIREK, from the coding sequence GTGCTTGAGATAGTATTCGCCCTCCTGACAATTATAGCGGTGGCATCGGCCGTAGCCGTGATCATGGTGCGCGATGTCTTTCGTGCTGCTCTGTGCCTTATACTGCTTTTCATGACAGTTGCAGGCGTTTACCTGCTGCTGCACGCGGATTTCCTGGCCATTGTACAGATACTTGTATATGTGGGGGCCATCTCTATTCTTATTATCGTTGCCGTCATGCTCACCAGGGACGCCAGGCAGGGGCCGCCACTGGGCAACCTGAAATACCCGGCAGCTATCGTGACGATACTGCTTCTGGGAGTTGTCGCTTTCGGGATTATCAATACTGCGTTCGTCATGCCGGACATCGCACCCCTTCAGGAGACCATCAAGCCTCTTGGGAAGGCGCTCTTCGGGGATAGCGGTTACCTTCTGACCATGGAAATTGCGGTCGTGATGCTGTTGTCAGCAATACTCGGAGCAATCGCGGTGATCAGGGAGAAATGA
- the nuoL gene encoding NADH-quinone oxidoreductase subunit L: MPTQVPWLIFLIPFISFLLIGLVLRPFLNKKPLIGGYVTIGAVGISFALSLWLLSAVIAAPGHVLPVDDIEWALIGSLSIHIGVLVDSLTAVMVIVVTFVSLMVQIYSQGYMKGDAGYLRYYAFMSLFTACMLGLVLADNILFMFVFWEGVGLGSYLLIGFWFHKPSAANAAKKAFIVTRLGDFGFLAAILVLYAQTGTFDTETLYKIVATGALAGTTLTWVAIGIFSGAAGKSAQFPLHVWLPDAMEGPTPVSALIHAATMVAAGVFLVARFYPMFEQSQEAMLVVAVIGAFTAIFAASIGLVMNDIKRVLAYSTISQLGFMMVGLGVGSVAIGIFHLFTHAFFKALLFLGSGSVNHGTGTFDMRLMGGLRKAMPWTYITFVIGALSLAGIWPLAGFWSKDEIVLAVFEKQPILFVLIIITVFMTAFYMFRAIFMTFHGEYRGGAQPEHGGHGDAHSHGPHESPMVMVIPLVILAILAVCAGWFNVTGLFNQFMGEGEGHGVGFIEGFFGTLAHPLPLISLVIALLGILLAYAMYCAKWISPEKIGNAFKPIYIMLSRKYWMDELYENVIVKTILYNGIFKWMAMFDTSVVDGTVNGAAQGTAAAGGMLRKLQTGQTQLYVISIAIGAIAIVACLYLFS, from the coding sequence ATGCCGACACAGGTTCCCTGGCTTATTTTCTTAATACCGTTTATATCTTTCCTGTTGATCGGGCTGGTGCTCAGGCCGTTCCTGAACAAGAAGCCGTTAATAGGAGGATATGTCACCATCGGGGCAGTCGGTATATCTTTTGCTCTGTCGCTGTGGTTGCTTAGTGCGGTTATTGCTGCGCCGGGACATGTGCTGCCCGTGGACGATATCGAGTGGGCCCTGATTGGAAGTCTGAGCATACATATCGGCGTCCTGGTGGATTCTCTGACCGCAGTAATGGTAATAGTGGTCACCTTTGTCAGCCTGATGGTGCAGATTTACTCTCAGGGCTATATGAAGGGTGACGCCGGATACCTCAGATATTATGCTTTCATGTCCCTTTTCACCGCCTGCATGCTGGGCCTGGTACTGGCCGACAACATACTATTTATGTTTGTGTTCTGGGAAGGTGTCGGTCTGGGATCGTATTTGTTGATCGGATTCTGGTTCCATAAACCATCAGCGGCCAATGCTGCCAAGAAAGCGTTTATCGTAACCCGGTTGGGAGATTTCGGCTTCCTGGCTGCCATCCTGGTTCTTTATGCACAGACCGGCACATTTGATACCGAGACGCTGTACAAGATCGTCGCGACCGGTGCGCTGGCCGGGACCACGCTGACCTGGGTGGCTATAGGCATTTTCTCCGGCGCAGCGGGTAAATCTGCCCAGTTCCCCTTGCATGTCTGGCTGCCCGATGCTATGGAGGGCCCCACTCCGGTGAGCGCCCTCATACATGCCGCTACCATGGTAGCAGCCGGTGTATTCCTGGTTGCCCGCTTTTACCCCATGTTTGAGCAGTCACAGGAGGCCATGCTGGTGGTAGCTGTCATCGGGGCTTTTACAGCGATATTCGCCGCCAGTATCGGCCTGGTCATGAACGATATTAAGCGCGTACTGGCGTATTCCACTATCAGCCAGCTCGGCTTTATGATGGTGGGCCTGGGTGTTGGCAGTGTAGCTATAGGCATCTTCCACCTTTTCACGCATGCCTTCTTCAAGGCGCTGCTGTTCCTGGGGTCCGGTAGCGTAAACCACGGCACCGGCACCTTCGACATGAGGCTGATGGGCGGGCTGCGCAAGGCCATGCCCTGGACTTATATTACCTTCGTTATAGGCGCCCTCAGTCTGGCAGGAATCTGGCCGCTGGCCGGTTTCTGGAGCAAAGATGAGATCGTGCTTGCGGTTTTCGAAAAGCAGCCGATACTGTTCGTCCTGATAATCATAACCGTTTTCATGACGGCTTTTTATATGTTCAGGGCGATATTCATGACCTTCCATGGCGAGTACAGGGGTGGAGCCCAACCTGAGCATGGCGGACACGGCGACGCGCATTCCCACGGGCCTCATGAGTCTCCCATGGTCATGGTTATTCCGCTGGTCATACTGGCTATCCTGGCCGTCTGTGCCGGCTGGTTTAACGTCACGGGACTTTTCAACCAGTTTATGGGCGAAGGTGAAGGACACGGGGTTGGTTTTATTGAGGGTTTCTTTGGAACGCTCGCCCATCCGCTGCCGTTGATATCGCTGGTTATTGCATTACTCGGCATTTTGCTGGCCTATGCTATGTACTGCGCCAAATGGATCTCACCTGAAAAGATCGGGAATGCGTTTAAACCTATTTACATAATGTTGTCGCGCAAATACTGGATGGACGAGCTCTACGAAAACGTTATCGTAAAGACTATTTTATATAACGGCATCTTCAAATGGATGGCTATGTTTGATACGAGCGTAGTTGACGGTACGGTGAACGGAGCCGCGCAGGGCACTGCCGCTGCGGGAGGAATGCTCCGTAAATTACAGACCGGACAGACGCAGTTGTATGTAATATCAATTGCCATCGGCGCTATTGCCATAGTCGCCTGTTTATATTTATTCAGCTGA
- a CDS encoding NADH-quinone oxidoreductase subunit I, translated as MKFERYGIGIVKGMALTLKHLFRAPITVQYPDEKLSISRRTRGNELVWFPEKCTGCGTCTKACLQGNIILVTHRGEESKFIVDKFELDSGRCIFCGLCVESCPYNALAMGLNYECAKYSRKDLVLSKEKLSVSNDHQPSAYFRPQFDDQLPEQSLLLYNREKGGQKLNFLPLSKRKRGSGA; from the coding sequence TTGAAGTTTGAGCGCTACGGCATCGGCATAGTTAAAGGGATGGCGTTAACCCTGAAGCACCTCTTCAGGGCGCCTATCACCGTTCAGTACCCTGATGAGAAACTGAGTATATCGCGCAGGACACGTGGAAATGAGCTGGTCTGGTTTCCGGAAAAATGTACCGGGTGCGGAACTTGTACCAAAGCCTGCCTGCAGGGCAATATCATACTGGTAACTCACCGGGGCGAGGAAAGTAAATTCATCGTTGATAAGTTCGAGCTCGATTCAGGCCGCTGCATATTCTGCGGGCTATGTGTGGAATCGTGTCCTTACAATGCGCTGGCCATGGGTCTGAACTATGAATGCGCCAAGTACAGTCGCAAAGACCTGGTCTTGAGCAAAGAGAAGCTGTCTGTCTCGAATGATCACCAGCCAAGCGCATATTTCAGGCCGCAGTTCGATGACCAGCTACCCGAGCAGAGCCTGCTGCTCTATAACCGCGAAAAGGGCGGTCAGAAACTGAATTTCCTGCCTTTGAGCAAACGAAAGAGGGGTTCCGGTGCTTGA
- the nuoH gene encoding NADH-quinone oxidoreductase subunit NuoH produces MTLLDQFQLILKTAGWPDWAVYLTPAIVGVLIIIVFVLTVVIVFIWWERRLISRFQIRLGPNRCGPEGILQPIATAVKILLKEDIVPEKADKLIHFIAPITVFVPILLIFAVVPFGDGAILVDLNVGIIYVIAISSISVIGIFMAAWGSGNKYSYISGMRSIAQMVSYEIPVVLSIVGIALVTGSFSMLKIVEAQSIPFILLQPLGFLIFFLGSLAEMNRSPFDLLEADSEIVAGYHIEYSGMKFAMFYLGEYGVALAYSGIITTLFLSGWQGPLLPPVLWFIIKVMLVFSAIIWMRATLPRLRVDQLMSFAWKFLLPMAVINLVMVAIEVLVLPAGLQWVMVILNFGLAAVLILLWSKLFTLGGGRVEV; encoded by the coding sequence ATGACACTGCTCGATCAGTTTCAACTAATACTTAAAACTGCCGGCTGGCCGGACTGGGCGGTTTACCTCACGCCGGCTATCGTGGGCGTACTTATCATAATTGTTTTTGTGCTCACCGTCGTCATCGTATTCATCTGGTGGGAACGACGACTGATAAGCCGGTTCCAGATCAGGCTGGGCCCCAACCGCTGCGGTCCCGAAGGTATTCTTCAACCGATCGCTACTGCCGTCAAGATCCTTCTCAAAGAGGATATTGTGCCGGAGAAAGCAGATAAGCTGATACATTTTATTGCGCCCATCACTGTATTCGTACCTATACTGCTGATTTTTGCGGTTGTGCCGTTTGGGGATGGCGCTATCCTGGTAGACCTGAACGTGGGCATCATCTATGTCATCGCTATCAGCTCGATATCGGTGATCGGCATTTTCATGGCCGCCTGGGGATCGGGTAACAAGTACTCCTATATATCCGGCATGCGCAGCATCGCCCAGATGGTTAGCTATGAGATACCGGTCGTGTTATCCATCGTCGGTATCGCCCTGGTGACAGGCTCTTTCTCAATGCTCAAGATTGTTGAGGCGCAGAGCATACCGTTTATATTGTTACAGCCGCTGGGATTCCTTATCTTCTTCCTCGGTTCCCTGGCGGAAATGAACAGGTCACCCTTCGACTTGTTGGAAGCTGATTCCGAGATAGTCGCAGGCTACCATATCGAGTATTCAGGCATGAAATTTGCCATGTTCTATTTAGGTGAATACGGCGTGGCGCTGGCATACTCGGGCATCATCACCACACTTTTCCTCAGCGGTTGGCAGGGCCCGCTGCTGCCGCCGGTCCTGTGGTTTATTATCAAGGTCATGCTGGTATTCAGCGCGATCATCTGGATGCGAGCCACTCTACCCAGGCTGAGGGTCGACCAGTTGATGTCGTTTGCCTGGAAGTTCCTTCTGCCCATGGCGGTCATCAATCTGGTGATGGTTGCCATAGAGGTGCTGGTATTGCCGGCGGGATTGCAATGGGTGATGGTTATACTGAACTTCGGACTGGCCGCTGTCCTCATCCTGCTCTGGTCCAAGCTATTTACCCTAGGAGGTGGCAGGGTTGAAGTTTGA
- the nuoK gene encoding NADH-quinone oxidoreductase subunit NuoK yields MMFSAGLDQYLILSAVLFCIGLFGVITQRNVIKVIMCVEIMLNAVNIALIAFSQYITPVTLTGQIFAIFVMVVAAAEVAVGIAIIFTVYRNRESVDIENFNILKW; encoded by the coding sequence ATGATGTTTAGCGCAGGATTGGACCAGTACCTGATTCTATCGGCCGTGCTCTTCTGTATAGGTCTCTTCGGAGTCATCACGCAGCGGAACGTGATTAAGGTCATTATGTGTGTGGAAATCATGCTGAACGCCGTGAATATTGCTTTAATAGCCTTCTCGCAATATATCACGCCGGTGACGTTGACCGGTCAGATTTTCGCCATCTTTGTCATGGTGGTAGCGGCTGCGGAAGTAGCTGTGGGGATCGCCATCATTTTCACTGTTTACAGGAACCGCGAAAGCGTGGATATCGAAAATTTCAATATCTTAAAATGGTAA
- a CDS encoding NUDIX hydrolase yields the protein MSKEKLLSSKTIFEGRAVKLIQSTVEKSKGEVVVREIVEHRDAIAAVVPDGRGNVLMVCQFRVPTGKDLLEIPAGVVEDGESPEECVRRELQEEIGCVPRKIIRLGGFYPAPGYCTEYIHVFLAAELKKSRLVAEDTDEIEVVKVPVARIVGMIDKGEICDAKSIAGLLLYLSMAQAD from the coding sequence ATGAGCAAGGAGAAGTTGCTCTCGTCCAAAACGATTTTCGAGGGCCGGGCGGTTAAGCTGATCCAGAGCACAGTCGAGAAAAGTAAAGGCGAAGTCGTTGTCCGTGAGATCGTTGAGCACAGGGACGCCATCGCTGCCGTGGTGCCTGATGGACGTGGCAACGTGTTAATGGTGTGCCAGTTCAGGGTGCCTACAGGTAAAGACCTGCTGGAGATCCCCGCCGGCGTGGTGGAGGACGGAGAGAGCCCGGAAGAGTGTGTCAGGCGCGAACTGCAGGAGGAGATAGGCTGCGTTCCGCGCAAAATTATTAGGCTGGGAGGATTCTACCCGGCGCCCGGTTATTGTACCGAATATATCCATGTTTTCCTGGCCGCAGAACTGAAGAAGAGCCGGCTGGTGGCCGAGGACACCGACGAGATCGAGGTTGTGAAAGTGCCTGTTGCCAGAATAGTCGGCATGATAGACAAAGGCGAAATCTGCGATGCCAAGAGCATTGCCGGCCTTCTGCTATATTTATCGATGGCGCAGGCCGACTAG
- a CDS encoding NADH-quinone oxidoreductase subunit M produces MALNLNLLSWIVFLPVIGLIVIALIPRPGQKTVKWIALAAAMASFILSIAVFIMFDRSESAIGQMQFVEKVSWIPAINSFYHLGVDGLSLPLVILMTFLGVVSVLVSWKIQLNPKQYFIWILLLETSILGVFCSLDLILFFLFWELELIPMFFLISIWGSGRKEYAAYKYLIYTLVGSAFMLAGILCVYFITHTFDMTALAGIQIASSFIPLTALFFLLIVGFAIKLPVFPLHTWLPDAHTNAPTAASVILAGALLKMGGYGMIRLCVSMLPQVAVQYAPFMLTLAVIGVIYGAAVTIRQTDLKRLIAYSSVSHMGYVLLGIFALDQVSLVGASFQMFSHGVITGLLFAMVGLVYDKTHTRDLNNLSGLARQMPVIVVVFSIAGLASLGLPGTVGFAAEFITFAGSFASTAVAGMPVFTLIAVLGIVVTSGYILWMLQRVFYGYPLDKYNGVGDADAVEMVSTFSFVAVIMAVGIYPAVLTNVISMGIAPIAKLIGM; encoded by the coding sequence ATGGCTTTGAATCTGAATTTGTTGAGCTGGATCGTCTTTCTGCCGGTAATCGGCTTGATCGTCATTGCCCTTATACCCAGGCCCGGTCAGAAAACGGTCAAGTGGATTGCCCTGGCTGCGGCCATGGCCTCATTTATATTGTCTATTGCAGTCTTCATCATGTTCGACAGGTCCGAGTCCGCCATCGGGCAGATGCAGTTCGTCGAGAAAGTATCCTGGATACCGGCCATCAATTCGTTCTACCATCTGGGCGTGGACGGCCTGAGCCTGCCCCTGGTCATACTCATGACCTTCCTGGGTGTGGTATCGGTACTCGTTTCCTGGAAAATACAGCTTAATCCAAAGCAGTATTTCATCTGGATACTGTTGCTGGAGACAAGCATACTGGGCGTCTTCTGCTCGCTGGACCTTATCCTCTTCTTCCTATTCTGGGAGCTGGAATTGATTCCGATGTTCTTCCTTATATCCATCTGGGGAAGCGGGCGCAAGGAATACGCCGCATACAAGTATCTTATCTATACGCTGGTTGGAAGCGCATTCATGCTGGCGGGCATACTGTGTGTATATTTCATTACACATACCTTTGATATGACGGCCCTGGCCGGCATTCAGATCGCTTCATCTTTCATACCGCTGACGGCGCTGTTCTTCCTGTTGATCGTTGGATTCGCCATCAAACTGCCGGTTTTCCCGCTGCATACATGGCTGCCGGATGCTCACACCAATGCACCGACAGCGGCCAGCGTCATCCTGGCCGGCGCTTTGCTTAAAATGGGCGGTTACGGAATGATTCGCTTATGCGTCAGCATGCTGCCGCAGGTAGCGGTACAGTACGCCCCCTTCATGCTCACGCTGGCTGTCATAGGCGTGATCTATGGGGCGGCTGTCACCATCAGGCAGACCGATCTCAAGAGGCTCATTGCCTACAGCAGCGTCAGCCATATGGGCTACGTGCTGCTGGGCATCTTTGCGCTCGACCAGGTCAGCCTGGTAGGCGCCAGCTTTCAAATGTTCAGCCACGGGGTAATCACCGGTCTGCTCTTCGCCATGGTGGGATTGGTTTACGATAAGACACACACCCGGGATCTCAATAACCTGAGCGGTCTGGCCCGCCAGATGCCGGTAATAGTGGTTGTTTTCAGTATCGCCGGTCTGGCTTCACTGGGGCTCCCCGGCACCGTCGGGTTCGCAGCCGAGTTTATAACGTTCGCCGGAAGCTTCGCCAGCACTGCAGTCGCCGGCATGCCGGTATTTACACTGATAGCGGTGCTGGGCATCGTAGTTACGTCCGGTTATATCCTCTGGATGCTGCAAAGGGTTTTCTACGGTTACCCTCTGGATAAATATAACGGTGTGGGTGATGCCGACGCAGTCGAGATGGTAAGCACATTCTCGTTTGTGGCGGTTATCATGGCAGTGGGTATCTACCCCGCCGTGCTGACCAATGTAATTAGTATGGGGATAGCACCTATTGCCAAGCTGATAGGTATGTAA
- a CDS encoding FumA C-terminus/TtdB family hydratase beta subunit, which yields MRIKRITLPVSDKDIRSLKCGDRVLLSGIMLTARDASHRIMAETLTAGKDLPFDLDGQTIYYTGPTPARPGRIVGSAGPTTSSRMDKYTPLLLEHGLKCMIGKGRRSEVVKKKMLKSRAIYLAAIGGAGALLSRSIKRIKPVAYPELGAEAVYRLAVEDFPAVVINDIYGGDLYDSGRAAHRRI from the coding sequence ATGCGAATAAAACGCATAACGCTGCCCGTCTCGGATAAGGATATCAGGTCATTGAAATGCGGTGACAGAGTGCTATTATCAGGCATTATGCTTACCGCGCGAGATGCATCGCACAGAATAATGGCCGAGACCTTAACCGCCGGAAAGGATCTGCCATTTGACCTGGACGGTCAGACCATTTATTACACGGGACCTACACCTGCCCGTCCCGGCCGTATCGTCGGCTCGGCAGGCCCGACCACCAGCAGCCGTATGGATAAATACACTCCGCTGTTGCTCGAGCATGGATTGAAGTGCATGATAGGCAAGGGCAGAAGGTCTGAAGTAGTGAAAAAAAAGATGCTGAAAAGCCGGGCTATTTACCTGGCTGCCATCGGTGGCGCCGGTGCCCTGCTTTCTCGCTCAATTAAAAGAATAAAACCAGTAGCTTACCCTGAGCTGGGAGCAGAGGCCGTATACCGTCTGGCGGTCGAGGACTTCCCTGCCGTCGTGATAAACGACATCTATGGCGGGGACCTTTACGACAGCGGCCGGGCCGCGCACAGAAGAATCTAG
- a CDS encoding NADH-quinone oxidoreductase subunit N, whose product MDQIKYIAPELSLLCFALIIIMVDLFISNKKALAILAVAGALVSAFFVLMLWNGQAAEAFYRTIAIDQFGLFFKLLILAATALVILASNGYVAKFERFQGEFYALLMLSAVGLMLLVSAINLITIFVALELSSISLYVLVSFLKDKKSSEAGLKYLILGSVASAILLYGMALVFGMTGNTCLTCIADYIKGMPGTSLLQTPALLVGLILIITGFGFKIASVPFQMWVPDVYEGAPTPITAYLSVASKAAGFAVISRILLTAFGVPEWLHNDWAMIIAVLAAVTMTVGNITALLQTNIKRMLGYSSIAQAGYLMVGLAAMGMGSQVDGNVRSGLLFFLLSYTLTNLGAFIAIIAISNKINSDQIDDFTGMGKRAPLLAVALTICMVSLTGLPPTAGLIAKIYIFSGAVDQGLLWLVIIAVINSCISAFYYFKVVKVMWMGEPASADKVTSSWPEWLAIALCCISVVVIGVLPGAFIALTQSASALFGI is encoded by the coding sequence ATGGATCAGATTAAATATATAGCGCCGGAGTTAAGCCTGCTGTGCTTTGCTCTGATTATCATCATGGTTGACCTTTTCATCTCTAATAAGAAGGCGCTTGCCATCCTCGCAGTCGCCGGGGCGCTGGTATCGGCTTTCTTTGTGCTGATGCTGTGGAACGGGCAGGCCGCGGAAGCCTTCTATCGCACTATTGCGATCGATCAGTTCGGCCTCTTTTTCAAGCTGCTGATACTGGCGGCAACGGCGCTGGTGATACTGGCATCGAATGGATACGTCGCCAAGTTTGAAAGGTTTCAGGGCGAGTTCTACGCCTTACTCATGCTTTCTGCCGTCGGCCTGATGTTGCTCGTCTCGGCAATAAACCTTATTACTATCTTTGTTGCGCTGGAGTTGAGCAGCATCTCTCTCTACGTGCTTGTCAGCTTCCTTAAGGACAAGAAATCCAGTGAAGCGGGTTTGAAATACCTCATCCTCGGATCGGTAGCCTCCGCCATACTGCTTTACGGCATGGCACTGGTATTCGGCATGACCGGCAATACCTGCCTTACCTGCATCGCCGATTATATCAAAGGTATGCCGGGCACAAGCCTGCTGCAGACACCGGCCCTGCTGGTGGGCCTTATCCTGATCATAACAGGATTCGGCTTCAAGATAGCCAGCGTGCCTTTCCAGATGTGGGTGCCCGATGTATACGAGGGCGCGCCGACCCCAATCACCGCTTACCTTTCTGTGGCCAGCAAAGCGGCTGGATTCGCGGTTATATCGCGCATCCTTTTGACAGCTTTCGGGGTACCTGAATGGCTGCATAACGATTGGGCCATGATCATCGCAGTGCTGGCCGCCGTTACCATGACGGTAGGCAATATAACCGCGCTGCTCCAGACCAATATAAAGAGAATGCTGGGGTATTCCAGCATTGCACAGGCCGGGTACCTCATGGTGGGTCTGGCTGCCATGGGTATGGGATCGCAGGTGGACGGCAACGTGCGCAGCGGACTGTTATTCTTCTTGCTCAGCTATACGTTGACCAACCTGGGCGCCTTCATTGCTATCATCGCCATCTCCAATAAGATCAACAGCGATCAAATCGATGACTTTACAGGCATGGGCAAACGCGCCCCCCTGCTGGCCGTCGCCCTTACGATTTGTATGGTGTCTCTCACCGGACTCCCGCCCACCGCCGGTCTGATAGCCAAGATCTACATATTCAGCGGCGCCGTCGACCAGGGCCTGCTGTGGCTGGTCATCATCGCGGTGATCAACAGCTGCATCTCCGCCTTCTACTATTTCAAGGTGGTTAAAGTCATGTGGATGGGCGAACCGGCCTCTGCGGATAAGGTGACGTCATCCTGGCCCGAGTGGCTGGCTATCGCGCTGTGCTGCATTTCCGTAGTTGTCATCGGCGTGCTCCCCGGAGCCTTCATCGCTCTGACACAGAGTGCCTCTGCGCTGTTTGGAATTTAA
- a CDS encoding N-acetyltransferase, with the protein MKVEKATIGDVKKMHELVNKFAGKGEMLPRALSEMYENLRDFFVIRDSNGNVVACVALHISWADLAEVKALAVHENKHKKGMGAALIKSCVQEARSLGIPKIFCLTYKPGFFQKQGFKMVEKMDLPRKIWAECYSCPKFPDCDEVALVLDVAVD; encoded by the coding sequence ATGAAAGTTGAAAAAGCGACAATAGGCGATGTAAAGAAGATGCACGAGCTGGTCAATAAATTCGCCGGCAAGGGCGAAATGCTGCCGCGTGCCCTCAGTGAGATGTACGAAAATCTGCGGGACTTCTTTGTCATACGCGACAGCAACGGCAATGTTGTGGCCTGCGTTGCCCTGCATATCAGTTGGGCCGACCTGGCTGAAGTGAAGGCGCTGGCCGTACATGAGAACAAGCATAAGAAAGGTATGGGGGCGGCGCTCATCAAGTCCTGTGTGCAGGAAGCCCGGTCGCTGGGCATCCCGAAGATTTTTTGCTTGACCTACAAGCCCGGTTTTTTCCAGAAGCAGGGCTTTAAAATGGTAGAAAAGATGGATCTGCCGAGAAAAATCTGGGCCGAATGCTACAGCTGCCCCAAGTTTCCCGACTGCGACGAGGTGGCGCTTGTGCTGGACGTAGCGGTGGACTGA
- a CDS encoding fumarate hydratase gives MRIIQCRAITETIASLFQDACIHLPPDVIASLKRAARSEKSPLGRETIKSILENIDVAEDHLLPVCQDTGTAVVFLEIGQDVHITRGDLTAAINQGVKKGYDKGYLRKSMVHRPFSARKNTGDNTPAVIHTEIVPGDNLRICVLPKGGGAENCSRLTVMPPCLGHAGIIEYVVRLVDECGSNACPPLILGIGIGGTTEHTMLLGKKALLRRTGSHNADPEIKKLEQRILADVNMLGIGPMGYGGSVTALAVHIEVFPSHIASMPVAVNMQCWCSRHREAVL, from the coding sequence ATGCGAATAATCCAGTGCCGCGCCATTACCGAGACCATCGCATCACTCTTCCAGGACGCCTGCATCCATCTACCCCCTGACGTTATTGCTTCATTGAAGCGCGCAGCCAGATCGGAAAAGTCGCCTCTCGGCAGGGAGACCATTAAATCCATCCTGGAGAATATAGATGTGGCGGAGGATCACCTTCTGCCTGTCTGTCAGGATACGGGCACGGCGGTGGTTTTCCTGGAGATCGGGCAGGACGTCCATATTACCCGCGGCGACCTAACTGCAGCGATCAATCAAGGGGTAAAAAAGGGATATGATAAGGGCTATCTGCGCAAATCAATGGTGCACAGGCCCTTCTCAGCCAGGAAGAATACAGGTGACAACACTCCGGCCGTGATACATACCGAGATCGTGCCCGGCGACAATCTGCGAATTTGCGTTCTGCCCAAGGGGGGCGGCGCGGAGAACTGCTCCAGGCTAACGGTTATGCCGCCCTGCCTGGGTCATGCAGGCATAATAGAATATGTGGTCCGCCTGGTTGATGAATGCGGCAGCAACGCTTGTCCCCCTCTCATACTCGGTATCGGCATAGGCGGAACTACCGAGCATACTATGCTGCTGGGCAAGAAAGCTCTGTTGCGCAGAACAGGTTCGCATAACGCGGATCCGGAGATAAAGAAACTGGAGCAGCGAATTCTGGCGGATGTAAATATGCTGGGCATCGGGCCGATGGGATACGGCGGCAGCGTAACAGCCCTGGCCGTGCATATCGAGGTTTTCCCTTCCCATATAGCCAGCATGCCAGTGGCGGTTAATATGCAGTGCTGGTGCTCGCGGCACAGGGAAGCGGTGCTTTAG